One genomic window of Xanthobacter dioxanivorans includes the following:
- a CDS encoding SufE family protein, with protein sequence MNADDLIADFEFLDNWEDRYRHVIELGKKLPPFPEADRTETNKVQGCASQVWLISELRQTPTGPIIEFQGDSDAHIVRGLVAVLLTLVSGHSPKDILETDILGVFRQIGLEGHLTPQRSNGLRSMVERIRGHARAALAAA encoded by the coding sequence ATGAATGCTGACGATCTCATTGCAGATTTTGAATTTTTGGACAATTGGGAAGACCGCTACCGGCACGTGATCGAGCTGGGCAAAAAGCTGCCGCCCTTTCCCGAGGCGGATCGCACGGAAACCAACAAGGTGCAGGGTTGCGCCAGCCAGGTGTGGCTCATCTCCGAGCTCCGGCAGACCCCCACCGGCCCCATCATCGAATTCCAGGGTGATTCCGACGCGCATATCGTGCGCGGACTGGTGGCGGTGCTGCTGACGCTGGTGTCCGGCCACAGCCCCAAGGACATCCTGGAGACGGATATCCTCGGCGTCTTCCGCCAGATCGGCCTCGAGGGGCATCTGACGCCGCAGCGCTCCAACGGTCTACGCTCGATGGTGGAGCGCATTCGCGGCCACGCCCGCGCCGCCCTCGCCGCCGCCTGA
- a CDS encoding GntR family transcriptional regulator — MPVEVSPLVPEGPASTATPKAERQAPSGISPRLHERAFDILAAQIASGVLVTGERLLESRVAERFGISRAPARQALARLERLGLVRRAEGHGFIVERLSGTLSVSSADVAAGDAPVQLAPEASWERIYRSVEQEVVARTAFGAWRVVENHLAAHYGVSRTVAREVLSRLHQRGVVRKDARLHWHAPALTPAYVAELFDMRAILEPAALLRAFPHLPTETIPRLRSDLLDAMETPSALDAARLSGLEEDLHVGLIGHCGNATLMEALGTCHTLLVALTFLYSREPRFHAQEPVLPEHLAVVEHLAAGHPDAAAEALRDHLKGSFGRALERLDRVRRDFVPEPVPYLVAV, encoded by the coding sequence ATGCCGGTAGAGGTGTCTCCATTGGTTCCGGAGGGACCTGCGTCCACGGCCACGCCGAAGGCGGAGCGGCAGGCGCCGAGCGGCATTTCCCCCCGGTTGCATGAACGCGCCTTCGACATCCTCGCCGCACAGATCGCCTCGGGCGTCCTGGTCACCGGGGAGCGCCTGCTCGAATCACGTGTGGCGGAGCGGTTCGGCATCTCCCGGGCGCCGGCGCGGCAGGCGCTTGCGCGTTTGGAGCGTCTCGGGCTGGTGCGCCGCGCCGAGGGGCACGGCTTCATCGTGGAGCGCCTTTCGGGCACGCTGTCCGTGTCGTCCGCCGACGTGGCGGCGGGCGACGCGCCGGTGCAGCTTGCGCCGGAAGCGTCGTGGGAGCGCATCTATCGCAGTGTGGAGCAGGAAGTGGTGGCGCGCACCGCCTTCGGTGCCTGGCGCGTGGTGGAGAACCATCTGGCCGCGCATTACGGGGTCAGCCGCACGGTCGCCCGGGAGGTCCTCTCCCGCCTGCATCAGCGGGGTGTGGTGCGCAAGGATGCGCGCCTGCACTGGCATGCCCCGGCGCTCACCCCGGCCTATGTGGCGGAGTTGTTCGACATGCGCGCCATCCTGGAGCCGGCCGCGCTGCTGAGGGCTTTCCCGCATTTGCCGACCGAAACCATCCCGCGGCTCAGGAGCGACCTGCTGGACGCCATGGAGACGCCGTCCGCGCTTGATGCCGCGCGGCTCTCCGGATTGGAGGAGGATCTTCACGTGGGCCTCATCGGCCATTGCGGCAACGCCACCCTGATGGAGGCGCTCGGCACCTGCCACACGCTGCTGGTGGCGCTGACCTTCCTGTACAGCCGCGAACCGCGTTTTCATGCGCAGGAGCCGGTGCTTCCGGAGCATCTCGCGGTGGTCGAGCACCTGGCCGCCGGCCACCCCGACGCGGCGGCGGAGGCCCTGCGGGACCATCTGAAGGGCTCTTTCGGTCGCGCGCTCGAGCGACTTGACCGTGTGCGGCGCGACTTTGTGCCGGAACCCGTGCCCTATCTCGTCGCCGTCTAG
- a CDS encoding Ldh family oxidoreductase: MTQHGTQQPPSTESTAPAPAAIERHRADGLLAFCEAALGAAGADADTAAAASRAMLHGSRFGVDSHGVRLLDHYVTVIAGGRVKGAPDLRFHQGAAAVATLDADHGHGARAAYAAMDLAMEKASLYGIGAVAIRNSSHFGAAGAYALEAAENGFIGLAFCNSDSFVRLHGGAERFHGTNPIAMGVPVRDEDPWLLDMATSAIPYNRVLLYRSLGQALPPEVASDAVGHDTTDPHAVDMLAPLGAAFGFKGAALAGVVEVFSAVLAGARLSFDIAPMGGPDFATPRNVGAFVMALKPGAFVTEMEFDVAMKRYRDTLRASCPAPGDMVMAPGDREWTVAAQRQMEGIPIDPATAEAFDRIATRFALPRPRPVS; encoded by the coding sequence ATGACGCAGCACGGTACGCAGCAGCCGCCCTCGACCGAGTCCACCGCTCCCGCCCCGGCGGCGATTGAGCGGCATCGCGCCGACGGGCTGCTCGCCTTCTGCGAGGCGGCCCTCGGTGCCGCCGGGGCGGACGCCGACACGGCCGCCGCGGCGAGCCGCGCCATGCTGCACGGATCGCGCTTCGGTGTGGACAGCCACGGCGTGCGGCTGCTGGACCATTATGTCACGGTGATTGCCGGCGGCCGGGTAAAGGGAGCGCCGGACCTGCGCTTCCATCAAGGCGCCGCGGCGGTGGCGACGCTCGATGCGGACCATGGCCACGGGGCGCGCGCGGCCTATGCCGCCATGGACCTCGCCATGGAGAAAGCCAGCCTTTACGGCATCGGCGCCGTGGCGATCCGCAATTCCTCCCATTTCGGCGCCGCCGGGGCCTATGCGCTCGAAGCGGCGGAGAACGGCTTCATCGGGCTCGCCTTTTGCAATTCCGACAGTTTCGTGCGCCTGCACGGCGGAGCGGAACGCTTCCACGGCACCAATCCCATCGCCATGGGCGTGCCCGTGCGCGACGAAGACCCCTGGCTGCTCGACATGGCCACCAGCGCCATCCCCTACAATCGCGTGCTGCTCTACCGCAGCCTCGGGCAGGCGCTGCCGCCGGAGGTCGCCTCGGACGCAGTCGGCCACGACACCACGGACCCGCATGCGGTGGACATGCTGGCCCCCTTGGGCGCGGCCTTCGGCTTCAAGGGGGCGGCGCTTGCCGGCGTGGTGGAGGTGTTCAGCGCCGTGCTGGCAGGGGCGCGGCTGTCCTTCGACATCGCCCCCATGGGCGGCCCGGACTTTGCGACGCCACGCAACGTGGGGGCCTTCGTCATGGCTCTGAAACCGGGAGCCTTCGTGACGGAAATGGAATTCGACGTGGCGATGAAACGCTACCGCGACACCCTGCGCGCCTCCTGCCCCGCACCAGGGGACATGGTGATGGCACCCGGGGATCGGGAATGGACGGTGGCGGCCCAACGGCAGATGGAAGGGATCCCCATCGATCCCGCCACCGCCGAGGCGTTCGATCGCATCGCCACGCGGTTCGCCCTGCCCCGGCCCCGGCCGGTGAGCTGA
- a CDS encoding arsenate-mycothiol transferase ArsC translates to MEPPAAPKRSARPQSVLFMCGQNVVRSVMAAALAKHLFGKSLYVGSAGVIAGDPDPFVTAVMEEIGLDVHRHRPQSVEDLEEYEGLSFDLAISLSPDAHHRALELTRTNALDVEYWPTSDPTGEGGNREQRLEAYRAVRDELEQRIRTRFRHP, encoded by the coding sequence ATGGAGCCCCCTGCGGCGCCGAAGCGCTCAGCGCGGCCGCAATCGGTTCTCTTCATGTGCGGGCAGAACGTCGTGCGCTCCGTGATGGCGGCGGCGCTGGCGAAGCACCTGTTCGGCAAGTCGCTTTATGTGGGCTCCGCGGGCGTGATCGCAGGCGACCCCGACCCCTTCGTCACTGCCGTGATGGAGGAGATCGGCCTCGACGTGCACCGGCATCGGCCGCAGAGCGTGGAGGATCTCGAGGAATATGAGGGCCTCAGCTTCGACCTTGCCATCTCGCTCTCCCCGGACGCCCACCATCGCGCCCTGGAACTGACCCGCACCAACGCGCTCGACGTGGAATACTGGCCCACCTCGGATCCCACCGGCGAGGGGGGCAACCGCGAGCAGCGGCTGGAGGCCTACCGCGCCGTGCGCGACGAGCTGGAACAGCGCATCAGGACCCGCTTCCGCCATCCGTAG
- a CDS encoding UPF0262 family protein, which translates to MSDKPAARPSARLCAVTLDDASIGHASADIDHERATAIWDLVEDNSFFPCGDPGEGPYRLHISLMENRLVLDIKREGGEQVVQHHLSLAPFRKVVKDYFLVCESYYNAIRTASPSQIEAIDMGRRGLHNEGSTLLRERLDGKVELDFDSARRLFTLICALHWKG; encoded by the coding sequence ATGAGCGACAAGCCGGCAGCCCGCCCATCGGCCCGCCTCTGCGCGGTCACCCTCGACGATGCGTCCATCGGCCATGCCAGCGCGGACATCGACCACGAGCGCGCGACCGCCATCTGGGACCTGGTGGAGGACAATTCCTTCTTTCCGTGCGGCGATCCCGGCGAGGGGCCTTACAGGCTCCACATCTCGCTCATGGAGAACCGGCTGGTGCTCGACATCAAGCGGGAGGGCGGGGAGCAGGTGGTGCAGCATCACCTTTCCCTCGCGCCCTTCCGCAAGGTTGTGAAGGACTATTTCCTCGTCTGCGAGAGCTATTACAACGCCATCCGCACCGCCTCGCCGAGCCAGATCGAGGCCATCGACATGGGCCGGCGCGGCCTGCACAACGAGGGGTCGACGCTCCTGCGCGAGCGGCTCGACGGCAAGGTGGAACTCGATTTCGACTCCGCGCGGCGCCTCTTTACCCTCATCTGCGCGCTGCACTGGAAAGGCTGA
- the hisD gene encoding histidinol dehydrogenase produces the protein MPIRLSTEQSDFSERFTAFLGSKREASVDVQDQVAAIIADVRARGDRALIDLSRTFDRVDLEVLGLRVTDAELDAALVSIPADTREALVFAKGRIESHHARQKPTDDSYTDSAGVVLGHRWTSVDAVGLYVPGGTAAYPSSVLMNAVPAQVAGVPRIVMVVPAPDGEIAPLVLAAARLAGVHEVYRVGGAQAVAALAYGTQTIKPVDKIVGPGNAYVAAAKRQVFGKVGIDMVAGPSEVLILADGEANSDWIAADLLAQAEHDTAAQSILITDSPALADAVEKAVEGMLLNLPRAAIASASWRDHGAIILVESLAAAIPLVDRLAPEHLEIHAAAAEDLAAEVRHAGAIFIGAFTPEAIGDYVGGTNHVLPTARSARFSSGLSVLDFMKRTSILKLDADALEKLGPAAVRLAGVERLDAHGRSVSIRTNR, from the coding sequence ATGCCGATCCGCCTTTCGACCGAACAATCCGACTTCTCCGAGCGTTTCACCGCCTTCCTCGGGTCCAAGCGCGAGGCGTCGGTGGACGTGCAGGACCAGGTGGCCGCCATCATCGCCGACGTGCGCGCGCGCGGCGACCGGGCGCTGATCGATCTCTCCCGCACCTTCGATCGGGTGGACCTCGAGGTCCTTGGCCTCAGGGTGACCGATGCCGAGCTCGACGCGGCGCTCGTCTCCATCCCCGCGGACACGCGCGAGGCGCTCGTCTTCGCCAAGGGGCGCATCGAATCGCACCACGCCCGGCAGAAGCCGACCGACGACAGCTATACGGACAGCGCCGGCGTGGTGCTGGGGCACCGCTGGACCAGTGTGGACGCCGTGGGGCTCTATGTTCCCGGTGGCACGGCGGCCTATCCCTCTTCCGTCCTCATGAATGCGGTGCCGGCCCAGGTGGCCGGCGTGCCGCGCATCGTCATGGTGGTCCCGGCCCCTGACGGCGAAATCGCGCCGCTCGTGCTGGCGGCGGCGCGCCTTGCCGGCGTGCACGAGGTGTATCGGGTCGGCGGCGCGCAGGCTGTGGCGGCGCTGGCCTATGGCACGCAGACCATCAAGCCGGTGGACAAGATCGTCGGCCCGGGCAACGCCTATGTGGCGGCGGCCAAGCGGCAGGTGTTCGGCAAGGTTGGCATCGACATGGTGGCCGGCCCGTCCGAGGTGCTCATTCTCGCCGATGGCGAGGCGAACTCCGACTGGATCGCCGCCGACCTTCTCGCCCAGGCCGAGCACGACACCGCCGCCCAGTCCATCCTCATCACCGATTCGCCGGCCCTGGCGGACGCGGTGGAGAAGGCGGTGGAAGGCATGCTCCTGAACCTCCCGCGCGCCGCCATCGCTTCGGCCTCCTGGCGCGACCATGGGGCGATCATCCTGGTGGAGAGCCTGGCCGCGGCCATCCCGCTGGTGGATCGCCTCGCTCCGGAGCACCTGGAGATCCACGCCGCGGCGGCGGAAGACCTCGCGGCGGAGGTGCGCCATGCCGGGGCGATCTTCATCGGCGCGTTCACGCCGGAAGCCATCGGCGACTATGTGGGCGGCACCAACCACGTCCTGCCCACCGCTCGCTCGGCGCGCTTTTCCTCGGGCCTTTCCGTGCTCGACTTCATGAAGCGCACGTCCATCCTGAAGCTCGATGCGGATGCCCTGGAGAAGCTCGGACCCGCCGCCGTGCGCCTGGCTGGCGTCGAGCGGCTCGATGCTCACGGCCGATCCGTTTCCATCCGCACCAACCGATGA
- a CDS encoding putative bifunctional diguanylate cyclase/phosphodiesterase has product MLHRQLTSADRSRGRLFYFIIFLVSVCIWIILVSIDFSERIFSLNRTYESLHLDEIYSGFVVATFALIAILVVHERRLRAEIAERRYAEKAARDAAHFDALTGIANRALFQQEFGQALKRAEQSQTRLALLVIDIDQFSTVNDMWGYSAGDEILYLAATRLRTCLQGEDFVARLGSDEFSMLFPMLSEEPDKLFRLATRVLNILHEPFVYQDKQVKITASIGISKFPRDGVTETVLLQCAETAMWQAKAAGKDRYALYDPTLDERRRARLAMEADLHDGFERGEIIAHYQPLVDLASRRIMGFEALARWNHPTRGLLGAPAFIPIAEDAGLVDTLFTAMLRRVCEDTREWPAEFTVAINLSPMQLLDPQLPRRILDLLSAMQVPPQRIELEITETALVQDFEAARRSMSALRAEGVCMSLDDFGTGFSSLRHLYELPIDKIKIDRSFTAHIVDDPQCRKIVASMLGLGRSLELVTVAEGVETPEEADWLRGQGCSLGQGYLFARPMSAADAGALAHAEVRRSLAQRQA; this is encoded by the coding sequence ATGTTGCACAGGCAGCTTACCTCTGCAGACCGAAGCAGGGGGCGCTTATTTTATTTCATTATCTTTCTGGTATCGGTGTGCATCTGGATTATTCTCGTCTCGATTGATTTTTCCGAGCGGATTTTTAGCCTAAATCGAACCTATGAATCGTTGCATTTGGATGAGATTTATTCTGGTTTCGTGGTCGCGACGTTCGCCCTGATCGCCATATTGGTCGTGCACGAACGCCGCCTCCGCGCGGAGATCGCCGAACGCCGATATGCGGAAAAGGCGGCACGGGATGCAGCCCATTTCGACGCCCTGACCGGCATCGCGAACCGCGCCCTGTTTCAACAGGAGTTTGGTCAGGCGCTGAAGCGCGCGGAACAGAGCCAGACGCGGCTCGCGCTTCTGGTGATCGATATTGATCAATTCTCGACCGTCAACGACATGTGGGGTTACAGTGCGGGAGACGAAATCCTGTATCTTGCCGCGACGCGACTGCGCACATGCCTGCAAGGCGAGGATTTCGTCGCGCGGCTTGGCAGCGATGAGTTCTCTATGCTGTTCCCGATGCTGTCTGAGGAGCCGGATAAGCTGTTTCGGTTGGCGACGCGTGTCCTGAATATTTTGCACGAGCCCTTCGTCTATCAGGACAAGCAGGTCAAGATTACCGCCAGCATCGGCATCAGCAAGTTTCCCCGTGACGGCGTGACGGAGACCGTGCTCCTCCAATGCGCGGAGACCGCCATGTGGCAGGCGAAAGCCGCCGGGAAGGACCGCTACGCCCTTTATGACCCCACCCTCGATGAGCGTCGGCGCGCGCGGCTTGCGATGGAGGCCGATCTGCACGATGGCTTCGAGCGGGGCGAAATCATCGCCCACTATCAGCCGCTGGTGGATCTCGCGAGCCGGCGGATCATGGGGTTCGAGGCCCTCGCCCGGTGGAACCACCCCACGCGCGGGCTTCTGGGTGCGCCGGCTTTTATCCCCATCGCCGAGGATGCCGGGCTTGTGGACACCCTGTTTACCGCGATGCTCAGGCGGGTGTGCGAGGACACGCGGGAGTGGCCCGCGGAATTTACCGTTGCCATCAACCTCTCGCCCATGCAGTTGCTCGATCCCCAATTGCCGCGCCGCATCCTCGATCTCCTCTCGGCCATGCAGGTGCCGCCCCAGCGCATCGAGCTCGAGATCACCGAGACTGCCCTGGTGCAGGATTTTGAGGCCGCGCGGCGGAGCATGTCGGCTTTGAGGGCGGAGGGCGTGTGCATGTCCCTCGACGATTTCGGCACGGGGTTTTCCAGCCTGCGGCACCTCTACGAGCTGCCCATCGACAAGATCAAGATCGACCGGTCCTTCACCGCCCACATCGTGGATGATCCCCAGTGCCGCAAGATCGTCGCTTCCATGCTCGGTCTTGGCCGCTCGCTGGAGCTTGTGACCGTTGCCGAGGGCGTCGAGACGCCCGAAGAGGCGGATTGGTTGCGCGGCCAGGGCTGTTCGCTGGGGCAGGGCTACCTGTTCGCCCGCCCCATGAGCGCCGCGGACGCCGGCGCACTGGCGCACGCCGAGGTCCGCCGCTCCCTGGCGCAGCGCCAGGCATAG
- a CDS encoding DUF2948 family protein — protein sequence MENLKLIALDEEDLAIVSAHLQDAVVKMEDMGFLPRLQRFAMVLNRFDWDQKVCANETVRRRTGLHFERVLEAKCRGMDEARRTGVLNLLAVTFLPGEAPSGHVLLTFSGGAEVRLHVECIEAGFRDLGPAWGCTHAPKHPLPEDPAADKGTAA from the coding sequence ATGGAAAACTTGAAGCTCATCGCCCTCGACGAGGAGGATCTCGCCATCGTCTCCGCGCATCTGCAGGATGCGGTGGTGAAGATGGAAGATATGGGTTTCCTGCCCCGGCTCCAGCGGTTCGCCATGGTGCTGAACCGCTTCGACTGGGACCAGAAGGTCTGCGCCAACGAGACGGTGCGTCGTCGCACCGGCCTGCATTTCGAGCGGGTGCTGGAGGCGAAGTGCCGGGGCATGGACGAGGCGCGCCGGACCGGCGTGCTCAATCTCCTGGCTGTCACCTTCCTTCCCGGCGAGGCGCCATCGGGCCATGTGCTGCTCACCTTTTCCGGTGGCGCGGAAGTGCGGCTCCACGTGGAGTGCATCGAGGCGGGGTTCCGGGATCTCGGGCCGGCCTGGGGGTGCACCCATGCACCCAAGCATCCGCTGCCCGAGGATCCGGCTGCGGACAAGGGCACGGCAGCCTAG
- a CDS encoding alpha/beta hydrolase encodes MRVIGPAWRGAKRTAKIVTLLIVAVVATIFVVRAVDSQRGPPLEPWHTFVPPELSRAQLATSDLAAYLRAEDTAFAAVRANVTDKLPPADRVRFNRYYDASPIYPGRFAQDFNRTYVLEPKGEAAGAAVFLHGLTDSPYSHRHLARLYADHGFISIVLRLPGHGTVPGALTQADYEDWIAATRLAMREALRRAGPGRPVHIIGYSNGGALALMHALDALDDPALVAPSRIVLLSPMVGVTEFARFAGLAGLPAIFPAFAKAAWLNIIPEFNPFKYNSFPVDAARQSFLLTQTLQANIDRHLRAGRLAGLAPVLTFQSVLDHTVSTRAVIEQLHARLDDNGSELVLFDINRGGQFEELLTRTADSALSRLLPPAPRRFRTAVIANASTTTEDMEARETPAGSTQETVTSLGLTYPEDVYSLSHVALPFPLSDGLYGLEPDLADTFGIRLGDIAARGEFGSLVVGVDMLVRMSSNPFFPYLVQRVAAGLPPAR; translated from the coding sequence ATGAGAGTTATCGGACCGGCGTGGCGGGGCGCCAAGCGCACCGCGAAGATCGTCACCCTGCTCATTGTCGCCGTCGTCGCCACCATCTTCGTGGTGCGCGCAGTGGATTCCCAGCGCGGCCCGCCGCTCGAGCCGTGGCACACCTTCGTGCCGCCCGAACTTAGCCGCGCCCAGCTGGCGACCTCGGACCTTGCCGCCTACCTGCGGGCCGAGGACACGGCCTTCGCCGCCGTGCGCGCGAACGTGACCGACAAGCTGCCGCCGGCCGATCGCGTGCGCTTCAACCGCTATTATGACGCGAGCCCCATCTATCCCGGCCGTTTCGCCCAGGACTTCAACCGCACCTACGTGCTGGAGCCCAAGGGGGAGGCCGCGGGCGCGGCGGTGTTCCTGCACGGGCTCACCGATTCTCCCTACAGCCACCGCCACCTCGCCAGGCTCTATGCCGACCACGGCTTCATCTCGATCGTGCTGCGCCTGCCCGGCCATGGGACCGTGCCGGGGGCGCTGACGCAGGCCGACTACGAAGACTGGATCGCCGCCACCCGCCTCGCCATGCGCGAGGCCCTGCGTCGCGCGGGGCCGGGCAGGCCGGTGCACATCATCGGCTATTCCAACGGCGGGGCGCTGGCGCTCATGCATGCCCTCGACGCGCTGGACGATCCCGCCCTCGTGGCGCCATCGCGCATCGTCCTACTCTCGCCCATGGTGGGGGTGACGGAGTTTGCCCGCTTCGCCGGCCTCGCCGGGCTGCCCGCCATCTTCCCGGCCTTCGCGAAGGCCGCCTGGCTCAACATCATTCCCGAGTTCAACCCGTTCAAGTACAATTCATTTCCCGTAGATGCGGCGCGCCAGTCCTTCCTGTTGACGCAGACGCTGCAGGCGAACATCGACCGGCATCTGCGCGCCGGGCGGCTCGCCGGGCTCGCGCCGGTCCTCACCTTCCAGTCGGTGCTCGATCATACGGTGAGCACCCGCGCGGTCATCGAGCAATTGCACGCGCGTCTCGACGACAATGGCAGCGAGCTGGTGCTGTTCGACATCAACCGCGGCGGCCAGTTCGAGGAATTGCTCACGCGCACCGCCGATTCGGCCCTCTCGCGCCTGCTGCCGCCGGCACCGCGCCGGTTCCGCACCGCGGTCATCGCCAACGCCTCGACCACCACCGAAGACATGGAGGCACGCGAGACCCCCGCCGGCTCCACGCAGGAGACGGTCACGTCCCTGGGCCTCACCTATCCGGAGGACGTCTATTCCCTGTCCCACGTGGCGCTGCCCTTCCCGCTCTCCGACGGGCTCTATGGCCTGGAGCCGGACCTTGCCGACACCTTCGGCATCCGCCTCGGCGACATTGCCGCGCGGGGAGAGTTCGGGTCGCTGGTGGTGGGCGTGGACATGCTGGTGCGCATGTCCTCCAACCCGTTCTTTCCCTATCTCGTCCAGAGGGTGGCGGCGGGGCTGCCGCCGGCCCGGTAG
- a CDS encoding AI-2E family transporter, giving the protein MKGLMGLVAAVVVCAALYIAETLIAPVAFALFVIAVVYPLKAALARGMPDLLAVLATLVITLFVVGGVSSVVVWGFSHVAAWVFQNTGRFQALYAQAAEWLEGHGFVLAGLWAEHFDVRWLLRVFQDISGRLQGLASFLVFTFVYVLLGLLEVDAAKSQVLRLGRSGRAPFLQAALADTAAKLQKYMAVRTLMSIATGAVVWVFTLTAGLELALAWGAIAFAMNYIPFIGPFVATLLPTLFALAQFESWEMALFVFVCLNLIQFLSGSYLEPRFAGKALAVSPFLVLLSVFVWAFLWGIAGAFIGVPILIAVLTLCAHHPSTRFVAELLSGQTVPEEA; this is encoded by the coding sequence ATGAAGGGGTTGATGGGTCTCGTGGCGGCGGTGGTGGTGTGCGCCGCGCTCTATATCGCGGAGACGCTGATCGCCCCGGTGGCGTTCGCGCTGTTCGTCATCGCCGTGGTCTATCCGCTCAAGGCCGCCCTGGCGCGGGGGATGCCGGATCTCCTCGCCGTGCTGGCCACCCTCGTCATCACGCTGTTCGTGGTGGGCGGGGTGTCGTCGGTGGTGGTGTGGGGCTTCAGCCATGTGGCGGCCTGGGTGTTCCAGAACACCGGCCGGTTCCAGGCGCTCTATGCCCAGGCGGCGGAGTGGCTGGAGGGGCACGGCTTCGTGCTGGCCGGCCTGTGGGCCGAGCATTTCGACGTGCGCTGGCTGCTGCGCGTGTTCCAGGACATTTCCGGCCGCCTGCAGGGGCTGGCGAGCTTCCTCGTCTTCACCTTCGTCTATGTGCTGCTCGGCCTTTTGGAGGTGGATGCCGCGAAAAGCCAGGTGCTGCGGCTCGGCCGATCCGGGCGGGCGCCGTTCCTGCAGGCGGCGCTGGCCGACACGGCGGCGAAGCTGCAGAAATACATGGCGGTGCGCACGCTGATGAGCATCGCCACCGGCGCGGTGGTGTGGGTGTTCACCCTCACCGCCGGGCTGGAACTGGCGCTGGCGTGGGGCGCCATCGCTTTCGCCATGAACTATATTCCGTTCATCGGCCCGTTCGTGGCGACGCTGCTGCCAACCCTGTTCGCCCTCGCCCAGTTCGAATCGTGGGAGATGGCGCTGTTCGTCTTCGTCTGCCTGAACCTGATCCAGTTCCTGTCCGGCAGCTACCTGGAGCCCCGGTTCGCCGGCAAGGCGCTGGCGGTCTCGCCGTTCCTGGTGCTGCTGTCGGTATTTGTCTGGGCCTTCCTGTGGGGCATTGCCGGCGCCTTCATCGGCGTGCCGATCCTGATCGCCGTCCTCACGTTGTGCGCGCACCATCCCTCCACCCGCTTCGTGGCGGAGCTGCTCTCCGGCCAGACGGTGCCCGAGGAGGCGTGA
- a CDS encoding serine hydrolase domain-containing protein, with protein MLTRRAFITAALALGSAPAFGAGYPPVPYRALQGMIDAAAERARRDHGAKRAVVLGVVNPRGNGQLLFAGAHGLTNPAGRPLALDGGTLFEIGSIAKVFTTALHFAQHGPFTGTLGDWLAPRRLSPGMAAIPLAALARYQPGLAQDNHRAVVPPGTMASFDALFRYLARAAPAAPPGTCYSYSNLGWSLLAMAGAGAGRGSAQDFAERYDATLKAYGATCGATHTGIFRPAMKARLPRAYRRNWQMLTPDTDYRPTYPTGVGSGGIVASGVDMLAFLRHQMGFSEGGLDDPALAYLQGPVFAVPACAGGGAPRTAYGWILSDIPDASAPVRVLTKDGAVAGFTAWMGFIAWQGTGAPSPFGVFVLSNAPGAAPLGRAALRRILSA; from the coding sequence ATGCTGACCAGACGAGCCTTCATCACCGCTGCCTTGGCGCTGGGCTCCGCCCCCGCTTTCGGCGCCGGTTACCCGCCCGTGCCCTACCGCGCCCTGCAGGGTATGATCGATGCTGCGGCCGAACGGGCGCGCCGCGATCATGGGGCGAAGCGCGCGGTGGTGCTCGGCGTGGTGAACCCGCGCGGCAACGGCCAGCTTCTGTTCGCCGGGGCGCACGGCCTCACCAATCCCGCGGGTCGGCCGCTGGCGCTCGATGGGGGAACCCTGTTCGAGATCGGCTCCATCGCCAAGGTGTTCACCACCGCCCTGCACTTTGCCCAACACGGCCCGTTCACCGGCACCCTCGGCGACTGGCTGGCGCCGCGCCGCCTCTCGCCGGGAATGGCGGCGATCCCGCTGGCGGCGCTGGCGCGCTACCAGCCCGGCCTTGCCCAGGACAACCACCGCGCAGTGGTGCCGCCCGGCACCATGGCCAGCTTCGACGCGCTCTTCCGCTACCTCGCGCGTGCCGCTCCGGCGGCCCCGCCCGGCACCTGCTATTCCTATTCCAACCTCGGCTGGTCCCTCCTTGCCATGGCCGGCGCCGGCGCCGGCCGGGGCAGCGCGCAGGACTTCGCCGAGCGCTACGACGCCACCCTGAAGGCCTATGGGGCGACCTGCGGGGCGACGCACACGGGCATCTTCCGGCCTGCCATGAAAGCGCGCCTGCCGCGCGCCTACCGCCGCAACTGGCAGATGCTGACACCTGACACCGACTATCGCCCGACATACCCGACAGGGGTGGGGTCGGGTGGCATTGTCGCCTCCGGTGTCGACATGCTCGCCTTCCTGCGCCACCAGATGGGCTTCTCGGAAGGCGGTCTCGATGATCCGGCACTGGCCTACCTGCAGGGCCCGGTCTTCGCCGTGCCCGCCTGCGCCGGCGGGGGCGCGCCGCGCACCGCCTATGGATGGATTTTGTCGGATATTCCAGATGCTTCCGCCCCGGTGCGGGTGCTCACCAAGGACGGAGCGGTGGCGGGCTTCACCGCCTGGATGGGCTTCATCGCCTGGCAGGGCACCGGCGCGCCGTCTCCGTTCGGGGTGTTCGTCCTGAGCAATGCTCCCGGCGCGGCCCCCCTCGGCCGCGCCGCCCTGCGCCGCATCCTCTCCGCCTGA